The genomic interval TTCCGCTTTCGCTACATGCTTTTCTACAGTAAATAAATCTGGAGAGAAATCCGGCATAAAGTCTGCTAACTTTCCTTTTAAATCCAAAATCATTTGCCTTGCTGTTTTCTTCCCAACTCCTGGGAACTTAACAAGAAATGCTTCATCTTCTGCTTCAATTGCAGATATTACTTGGCTTGGTTCACCAGATGCCAAAATAGCCAATGCTCCTTTAGGGCCAATACCAGAAACATTAAGAAGCTTCGTAAACAAAGCTTTTTCATCCGGAGAACGAAATCCATATAAACTAATATTATCTTCTCTCACATAATGATAGGTGTATACAGTAATCTTACTACCTGAAAAGGCTGAAAATGAAAATGGATTAGGTGTTTTAATCTGATAACCAATTTCATTATTTTCGATTACGATGTATTCCGGTCCAACAAATTCGATATTTCCTTTTATATATTCGTACAAATTAAATTCTCTCCCTTTTACATAAAACATCCATCATGAGGGATTCTTCCTCCCACGCTAATGGTTAGTTGCACTTATTAGACCTTAACAGGCAGTAAGCGTGGGATAAATCCTAAGCCTATTTTATCATACTATTTTATAGAACTGCTATTATAGATGATTTTCGTAATATTCTATCAAAAAATAAAAAACAGTGATCAGAATGGACACTTTTTACGGTGCTTCTTCTGTTCACTGAGGTGATTTCCTAATTCGACGTTTCAATTGTTGTAAAGTTTTTAAAGGTTTCAAGTACTTTTACATATCGATCTCTAGATTTTATTGGAATACCTTTTTGTAGATTTTCATGTTGCTTCGATTCCAGTTTTTTGAGATCAATTTGAAAAAAGGACTGGATAATATTTTCTTCAGCGGGTTTTCCATTGTAAATGGTTAATATCCCCTCTTCATTAATTCCAAAATAACCATTCGCCTTTAACAGTGGAGAAATATCATCGACTTCTTGTCTAAATACGAGTTCCTTACTAGTCATATCTACCAACTGCCAATTATCGTACTTTGACCAGAAATCTTCCATCGACCAAACTGTTTCTTCTACCGTTTCTTCACTCACTTCTCCGTCTAAGTAAATCCTTTTTAAAACAACTTCCAATTTTTTTGGATTTTCATTCAAAGAAAGTACACTTGCACTCTTTCCATAAACTTGTCCAGTTGCTGAAATAACTGCTATTATACTAACAAGAAGAACAGTTGAAAATAAAAGGAATCTGGTTTTCATTATAACCACCTCTTTACATTACTCACTACAGCAACGTTATTTCCAAGGAAATAGGTTCCTGTTAATCTAAAGTCTGGTTTTTAAAATAACCTTACTCTCTATTATTCTCACCATAAATAATTATTTCATTCCTACTTCATAGTAATCTTATTTTAATGTTCGATTTATCTTTCCAGCATTCTGTTTTATATTTTCAATTTCTAATCGAATCCCTTTCGAAAATGGAACTTCAGCCTTCCACCCCAATTCGATTTGAGCTTTCTTTGTTGAAATTCTGCTTTTTTCTCCTTCTTCCACAGAATAAAAGGAGTCCTCTATTATTGAAGATTGGATTATAGAAACAACGTCTTTCATAGAGTAGGTTTCCTCAGGACAAATATTAAATACTTCATTATCTCCTTTCGTTAAACTTGAAACAACAGCCTGAACTGCATCACTAATATAAAGAAAATGCTTCTTCAGTTCTCCATCATCATAAACAATGGGTGGACGATTTTCTAATACTTTATTAATCGTTGATTCCATCATACTCTCTTTTTGTTTATGTATGGAATATAATCCATAGATAACAGGAAATCTCAAAATTGTATAGGAAAGGCCATAAAGCGTCTGATAATTTTGGATATATTTCTCCTCTATCTTCTTAGAAAGCCCTTCAAAAAGAACAGGTTGTAACATCATCTCTTCTGTTATTATCCCTTCCATATCACCATAAACTGCAATCGTGGAGGGAAAGATGATTTTCTGTACATTTGCTTGGACGCATGCTTCGAGTACTTCGATCGTGTAAGCAATATTTTCTTCCGACTGATCAAAGGAATCTTTCATACTATTGGATGTAATCGGTTTATTAAATAAATGAATAACACAATCAATTTGATATTTCATCAATAAATCTGCTAACTCAATAGCATTTAAGAAAGTGTGAACATCACCATGTACTAGAGTTGGAAATGCACTATTTTCACGTTGTTGGTCAGCTACTATATAATATATTTGTTTATTTGAAAGTTCTTCCATTAGAGCATATCCAAATTCACTCTCTTGTCCACCTGTGATTAACACTCTCACTATGAATCCCTCCGCCACTTTTCTCTATAAAAAAACAAAAAGTTCTTTATAACGAATATTTATTTCATTATAAAGCATAACCTTTTTCATTCATAATTTCAACAAATAAATTCATTATATAGAACATTTTTTCTAAAAATTACTAATTCCATTTTTCCTTCCACAAACAATCACCTTTAAAACCGCAGGAAAAATCTATGATTTTGTTTATTTTCTTAATATCATTTGTTTCTAATAAAGAACAAAAAAAAGAAAAAAACTAACTTCAAAATGGTTTATTCCACTTTGAAGTTAGTTTTTTCTTATCTATTATCTCTTGTCGGATTTAAATCATTAAAGATTTTTTCAATATTATTAGTAATTGTTTGTTGCGGTTGACCATTTTTAATAGAACGATTTATATCCTCAATGCTTGTAAATATTCCTCTGTCTGTGACTACAGAAATATCTCTTCCATTTATAGAATCATCTAATTTGTCTTTTACCTTTGTTTTTGTCTGATCTATATTTTTCGTATTTTCTACTTCAAGTGCAACTAAAACATTCTCTCCATAAACAATAGATCGAGCATTTTTAACATTATCAATTTTAGATGCAACATTTGATACTTTTTCTGCTAAATCTGTGTCATACGATACACTATCTTCTCGATCATTTTTATCGGCTTTATCCCTAATAGCATCTCTATTATTGACATTTCGAACATTAACTCCATCCCTGTTGTTTACGTTTTGAACATCAATACCATTTCTATTATCTTCATCCCCATAGGTATGGTCCATAATTTCTGTAATTGGTCCATCATTGTCCGATGTAAATCTGTTATTATTGTTTACTTCATGTTGTTCATTTGAGTAATATCCAATCGGCCTAGCATTATTAAGCCGATTTTGGTCTGCAGTTTGATCTTCATTTACACTACAGCCAGTTAATCCAATAGTTAACGTCAAAAGAACTGGAGCAACTAATTTATTTTTTTGCACAGTAGTATTCTCCCCTTCATTTAAATCTAGAGCAAAAAAATTGCTCCTTTTTATCTTCTACTCTTAGGAGAGAATCATACTGTAAAGTCTAGCCATTATATGGAATCGAATTACATCCCTACTAATTGTTTTAACTTTTGGTAAAACTTCTTTCGTTTGTGATATTGGTCTGTTGTAATTAAACATACTTGCTCCAATAAAAATTCATTATTTAAATTATTATTCCTGATTATTCTATTCCATTCCCTAAGAATATCAGTTGGATACATTAAGGCCATTAAAAACCATTCATCTTTCAGAAAACGTGAGTATCCACGCATTTTTTGTAATTGCGACATAGACCAACCGATATTTGGCAAAATTCGATTAGCAAATTGCAAATAATCCCCTTCTCTTGGACCAATACTAATTAAATCAAAATCAATTAAGTATAATTTATTATTGACGTCACGCAAAAAATTATGATGTGCAACATCTCCATGCAATATAACATTTACTTTTGTATGAAGATATTCCTTTTGTGTATTTAAATAATCAAATGAGAAATCAGCCCAATCGATTATTTCTGCTACCATTTCTTTACTGATATAACGCTCTATTATTTGCTTATTATTTCGAAATTCTTGTAGCCTTTGCTCCAATTTTTTTATTAAATGGAAGGAAGGCAAAATATACTTATATATTTCAACAAGTCGTTCTGTTACAGAATAATATTGTTCCAATAATTGAAGAGCTTCCCTTCTGTTCCATTTACTATTATATGTAAAGGAATCATTATGAAGGGGAATATATTCAATCGCGCCATACACCTTCTTATCAAAGATGATTGGTTCATCATCGAACATATAAAATTGATACGTATTCATAAAACCTTCCTGCTTTAGTGCTCTAGTATAGGCTTCTTGTATTTTTAATTTTTGATAACTATTATATCCCTTCAATATAATCCAATACTGACTTGTTTTAACTAAATATACATCATTTCTAATTCTGCTTAATTCTAATATCTTTGCAGGTATTTTTTTTTCTAATAAAGAAAGGAGACGATAATAAAAAGTATCGTCCCCTCTATGATAAAAATCATAAATCACTGCTTTCGTCCTCTTGGTATCTTGGCATCCCAAATGGAGTACCTTGATTAACTCCATAAGGATTCATAAATGGCGGTTGCCCCATAGTAGGATTATAGGGAGGAGTAAATACTGGAGCGTTCCCTCCTGGCCCATATACTGGCGGCGTCATCTCTGGTGCAACTGGCTGCCCTATACTCGCTTCATAAGATGGTGCTTCTTGATTGGACATCGGTGTATTACCACCAACTCCTTGAGGGTAAGGAGATTGCATCATCGCTGAATGAGTTGGTGCCATTTGGTAACCTCCCATTTCTGGTCCAAAGCCTTGTGGCATTGGTGCCATTCCCATTCCTGGGTTGTATCCTCCTGCCATCGGTCCCATTTCTGGTCCAAATCCTTGTGGCATTGGCGACATTTCCATTCCTGGGTTAAATCCTCCTGCCATCGGTCCCATTTCTGGTCCAAATCCTTGTGGCATTGGTGCCATTCCCATTCCTGGGTTGTATCCTCCTGCCATCGGTCCCATTTCTGGTCCGAATCCTTGTGGCATTGGTGCCATTCCCATTCCTGGGTTAAATCCTCCTGCCATCGGCCCCATTTCTGGTCCAAAGCCTTGTGGCATTGGTGCCATTCCCATTCCTGGGTTAAATCCTCCTGCCATCGGTCCCATTTCTGGTCCAAATCCTTGTGGCATTGGTGTCATTCCCATTCCTGGGTTAAATCCTCCTGTCATTGGCCCCATTTCCGGTCCAAATCCTTGTGGCATTGATGCCATTCCCATTCCTGGATTATATCCTTGCCCCATTCCCTCCAATTGGAAACTATTGTCTATTGGATAAGCTGGTTGTTGTGGGAATGATGGTGCACCACATCCACAATCTTCTTTATATGGTAGCCCATGGGATGGTAGGACAGGGGCTGTTTGAGTTGGTGCATAAGGTTGATATCCTAATCCAGCAACATGTGAAGAAGATTCTTCTTTTTTATGCTGTTGATGTTCTACTGGCATTTGACCATACTGCACTAACGGCTGTTGATAATATTCTTGTGGTACAAAATTACTAGGAACTTGCCCATGGCTATAAGCAGAAAAGGAGGATGACGACTCTTCCCACTTATGCTTTTCTGTATACTCTACTCCAGGAAGTGGTGTATAGGCTTGAGGAGCTACTTGTTCAACCGGCACTCCGGCTGGAGGGCATACTCCTGGGGGAAAACCGTTTCCTGGCATCATCGGTGAAACATCATAACAATATGGTTGATAAGGAACGATTGGCGGACACGCCTCTGGTTGAACAGCAGTCTCTTGTTTAGGCAAGACTGGCTTTACTGGTTTTACTGGCTTTTGTGGTAAAACTTTTTTTTCTACCATGTCCACATCAACATCTACGTCAACATTTGTCATATTCATGGAATAATAATTATTAACATCAATTTCTGGAATGATTGGTGTAGGCATTTTTGGCGTGTATGGTTTTTCCTTCGGTACTTCTTTTTTCGGCAATTCTTTAATTGGCATTTCTTTTTTCGGTGCTTCTTTCACAATTGGCTCCATCGCTATCGGCATTTCTTTTTTCGTTCCCATAATAGGAGCTTCTTTCTTTATACTTCCTCCTGAAGTTGGAACTTTAATTTTCATGCCAGGCATAATCATATCTGTATTACTCAATTGGGAATTTAATGCTTTTAACTCTTCGAAATTCACCCCATATTTTTTTGCGATTTTCCAAAGAGTATCCCCTTTCTGAACAATATGGATCTTCACTATAGATTCCCTCCTATGCATATGTCCATATAGTCTATGTTCACAATGCAAAATGGTTATCATTCTATTCAAAAATCTATGCTGTTTTTTTCAATTTATGTATTCTTGGTACACAAAGATAGCTGATCCTTTGTCCTTCTTTTCCATTTGTTATAACTAATCTTCCTCATCAAAAAAACAAATTTTGATTTATTCATTTATATATGCATTTGGGATATCTTAAAGGTATACTTTTGGTAAAATAGAATGGAGTAACCAATAAAAATTTAGTTCCCACCTATGTAGAAAAGGATTGATTCCTTTAGTTAATAATTTGGGTTTCATTAATTTTAGCAAATTGGGAAATTTCAACTTCCAAATCGGAGTAATAGTAATAAAAGGAGTAATTATATGACAGAATCAAAGAAAATGCTTGGAGAAGAAAGAAGAGCCTATATTCTTTCCTTATTAAAAGAAAAGAATCGCCCATATACTGGTAGTGAGCTTTCAAAATTGACGAATGTTAGCCGACAAATCATTGTTGGAGACATCACCCTTCTAAAAGCGAAAAACGAACCGATATTAGCAACTAGTCAGGGATATCTATATTTACAAGAATCAAAACCAATGCTTTATGAAAGAATTATCGCATGCAATCATCCACCAGAAAAAACAGAAGAAGAGTTAAATATCCTTGTTGATAATGGAGTAACTGTGAAAGATGTTAAAATTGAACATCCGGTTTATGGAGATTTAACTGCCTCTATCCTTGTTTCTAATCGAAAAGAAGTAAAGCAATTCATGAAGAAAATTAAGCATACCAATGCAGCTTATTTATCGGAATTAACTTCTGGTATCCATTTACATACCATTACAGCACCATCACTTAATACATTAATGGAGGCAGAGGAAGCTTTACGAAAGGCACATTTTTTAATTGAAGAAGAAGCTTAAAATTAGCAAAAAATCACTAAGAGATTTTTATCCTATCTTAGTGATTTTTTGCTTCGAAAACTTATTCAAATTTATTATATTACTCTATAAACCATTATTACTTCTCCATGACGTAATAAGGATAACTCCCGAGAACCTTTACTTCACAGCCGATTGCTTCTAGTTCTGCAATTGCTCCTGGTATTAATACATCATCCATTTTTCTATCTAAATCTATAAGAAAGAAGTAATTTCCTAATCCTGTTTTTGTTGGTCTCGATTCAATTTTCACCAAGTTTAATTTTCTCCAAGCAAAAGCAGATAACACTTGATGTAAAGCACCAGAACGGTCAGAAGGTAAAGTGACCATTAGACTTGTTTTGTGACCAGCCAACCCACTTGTTATTCCTGTATAATTCACCGAATTCTTTGATAAAATCAAAAATCTTGTATGATTATTATTGGAATCATGAATATGATGTCTCACAATATCAAGACCATATTCTGCAGCAGTTAGCGAATTGCCAATCGCTGCACCATTTACATTCGGATTTTCCTTAATAAACTGTGCTGCAGCTGCTGTGGAAGTCATATACTCACAAGTAATTCCATTAAATTCAGTATGTAAAAATTTATGACATTGAGCGATTGCATGGGAATGACTATAGATAACTTCAACTTCTCTCCATTTATCTTTACGGAGTGGATGAACCATTAAATGTTGTTTAATCGGTACCGTTATTTCTCCACGAATTGGTAAAGATACTTCATGTATTAAATAATCTAATGTGATATTAACTGAACCTTCTAATGTATTCTCAACTGGTACTAATGCAACATCTACCTTATTTTCCATAACAGCATCAAAACAATTAGGTATCGTTAGGAAAGGGATTGATTCCACTCCAGGAAACTGTTGATTTACCGCCATATTTGTAAATGTTGCTTTTGGACCTAAGTAGCCTACTTTCACCTATTTCTCCTCCAAAGATAATTATTTATTCTGAATTTATAACAGATAAAAGAAGAATGACTTATATAAGCCTTCTTCCTAAAAGAATGATGAGATATTCTATCAAGTCAAAGAGTTTTTATCCCCCAGAGCTTAATACATCCACTTTCTCCACAAATTCAAGCATACGTAAACGTTCTAATAACATATCAATGGAAATCTCCATTTCTGCTGTATTAAGAGATAGCGTGACATTTGCTCTTCCTTGGAGGGGAATCGTTTGATGAATCGTTAGTACATTACATCCTCCAGAAGCAACGACACTTAATAGTTTGGATAATGTGCCCGACCTATCTTCAATGTAAAAGAATAATGTAATTAACTTTTCCTTCACTATCGTGTGGAATGGAAAGATTGTATCTCGATATTTATAAAATGCACTCCGGCTTAAATCAACTTGTTTTACTGCCTCATTTACAGATTCCGCTTTTCCTCTTTCCAAAAGTTCTTTTGCATCTAAGGTTTTTCGCATAGCTTCGGAAAGTACATCTTCTCTTACTAAAAAAAATTTCTGATCCAGTTTATTTTGTTTCATCTGCTCACCCCTTAAGGCATAACGGAAACTTCATTATGTATTTTATAAATTTCAATTTTTACAATAAATCACAACACAGACAGTTACATTCATTTTGTCTGTATAGTATGAAAAACTCCCCTTCCGTCTTTATTCAACGAAAGGGAAGATTTCCCATTATCTACTTTTACTATTTTACTTAGGATTATTTTACTTATTTAATCGATAAATTCAAATTCATAATCCATTAATTTAACTGTATCGCCGTCTTTAGCTCCACGTTGGCGCAATGCTTCGTCAATCCCCATACCACGCATTTGGCGAGAGAATCTACGGACAGACTCATCACGAGAGAAATCTGTCATTTTGAAGAGCTTTTCAATTCCTTCACCAGACAGAACAAAGCTACCATCTGGATCTCTTGTAATATAGAATTGTCGCTCATCCACTTCATGCTTATATACTACGCGGTGAATCCCTGCTTCTTCTTCGACTTCTTCTAATGGGAACTCAGATGTATTTTCTAATTTATCTGCAATAGCAAAAAGCAGTTCACGTAACCCTGATCTCGTTATAGCAGATATAGGGAAAATCGGATAGTCTTCTTGCAATTTCTCTTTAAACGTTGTTAGGTTATCTGCAGCATCTGGCATGTCCATTTTATTCGCCACAATAATTTGCGGTCTTTCTAATAAACGCATATTATATTCTTGCAGCTCATTATTGATTGTAACATAGTCCTCATAAGGATCTCTGCCCTCTGTAGCAGCCATATCAATCACATGGACAATAACTCTTGTACGTTCAATGTGGCGAAGAAATTGATGCCCTAATCCTACTCCAGAATGAGCTCCTTCAATTAATCCTGGCAAATCTGCCATTACAAAGCTTCTATTATCTTCCGTTTCGACCATACCTAAGTTAGGTGCAATCGTCGTAAAATGATAGTCTGCAATTTTTGGTTTAGCTGCAGATACAACGGAAAGCAATGTTGATTTACCTACACTTGGAAAACCAACTAAACCAACATCAGCTAATACTTTTAACTCAAGTATAATATCTCTTTCCTGTCCTGGCTCACCATTTTCTGATAATTCAGGAGCTGGGTTCGATGGGCTTGCAAAACGAGAATTCCCTCTACCTCCACGACCACCCCTAGCAACAACTGCTTGTTGACCGTGTTCGGTTAAATCCGCAATTACTTCTTTCGTGTTTGCATCTGATACTATCGTACCAGGGGGAACCTTTACAATCATATCTTTTGCATTACGACCATGCTGGTTTTTAGACATTCCATGCTCACCACGTGGTGCCTTAAAATGACGTTGATAACGGAAATCCATTAAAGTCCGTAAACCTTCTTCGACTTCAAATATCACATTTGCTCCTTTACCACCATCTCCACCTGCTGGGCCACCCATTGGTACAAATTTCTCTCGGCGAAAGGCCACCATACCATTACCGCCGTCTCCGCCCTTCACATAAATCTTAACCTGATCCACAAACATAAATTCATTTCCTCCTATTAAGAAAAACCTAAGCGCCTTATCTATTGTGCTGATCCAAAGAACCTCTTTAAAAAATAGTTATTTCCATTAAAAGATATCCTTATTTCAAACCTACAGACATTTACAGTAGTATTTTTCTATAAATCACAATTTTCTTTCGTGCTATTATGACAGAACCCAATTGATTATTAGCCAACAAGTCCTTCTTATTATTTTCCTGTTTTCTCTCTATTCATCCAGACTTCAAATACCAGTTCTTTATTATTAATTTCAATATTTTCCAACATCAATTGTTTAGAACATGGTTGTTGAAGAAAAGGAGACATTGATTCTGCATTTATTAGTATTCCATTAAAATCAACATACAATCGAAGTCCGTCCACCATGGAATGAATGGAAATGAATAAGTGATTGTCTGCAAAAGGCTTAATATGTTGATTTAACGTCTCAAAAAACAAGGTTATCCAATCAGTAAGTGTTTCATCTTCGGTTATTTGACATTTTTCTTCTGCCAGTACTTCGTATTCCAACCGAAAATAATAATTCTCCCAGTTAGCAACTAATAATTTTGTAGCAAATTGAGGAATATCTAAATTAGATAGCTTAGCTTCTTGTTTTGTCTCTGTAATAATTTCATTGATTATTTCTTTCACTCGATCCGGTTTATTTAAATCCAAATTCCCTTTAATTAATTGAATTTTATTTAGCCAATCATGGCGAACATGTCTTAAAAACTCTATCGTATTCCAATCCTTATTCATTCTTGTACTCCTAAAAAGGTTATTAAGTCTTAGAAGACTGCTTTAAGTAAGTATAACAAAAAATGAATCATCTATGAACAAAAACGATAACTCCATCGCTTTAACCATCATTAAACTTACTACCAAGACTTCTAATCCATTGGAATAAGAAGAAGTAAACATCATACCGGATATACTAAATCTCCAAATAATTATTATGCAGTTTACTTATTTTTGGGGATTGGTTTTATAAAGAAATGTCGAAAACGAAGTGTATTAAAGGCTGCGGTAATAACAAACTATACTTTGATAGCATACGAAAAAGCAATTGATTACGCTATTTTTCAACACTTAGACCAAAAGCAGAAAAAGCAAATAGTGATTATAGACAAGGTACTTTCTAACATACAAAAAGCCCTTCATGCTTTTTGTCTAAGTGTTGAAACCATCCACAACATATCTTAATCAACATCTACTCTTCATTAAGAATTCTACCCCTTAACAAACAGATAGGCTGACCCTAAACGAGCCAGCCTATCTAATCATTAACTTATGCTTCTTGTGCTACTGGGTATACGCTAACTTGTTTGCGATCACGACCAAGACGCTCAAATTTAACGATTCCGTCAACTTTTGCGAATAGTGTATCATCACCACCACGACCAACGTTTACTCCTGGATAGATTTTTGTACCGCGTTGACGGTAAAGAATGCTTCCACCAGTTACTAATTGA from Niallia sp. FSL W8-0635 carries:
- the rpmA gene encoding 50S ribosomal protein L27; the encoded protein is MLRLDLQFFASKKGVGSTKNGRDSISKRLGAKRADGQLVTGGSILYRQRGTKIYPGVNVGRGGDDTLFAKVDGIVKFERLGRDRKQVSVYPVAQEA
- the ruvA gene encoding Holliday junction branch migration protein RuvA, which gives rise to MYEYIKGNIEFVGPEYIVIENNEIGYQIKTPNPFSFSAFSGSKITVYTYHYVREDNISLYGFRSPDEKALFTKLLNVSGIGPKGALAILASGEPSQVISAIEAEDEAFLVKFPGVGKKTARQMILDLKGKLADFMPDFSPDLFTVEKHVAKAESDSAMDEAILALTALGYSEKEVKKITPHLKKEQLTTDGYIKLALKLLLKR
- the safA gene encoding SafA/ExsA family spore coat assembly protein, yielding MKIHIVQKGDTLWKIAKKYGVNFEELKALNSQLSNTDMIMPGMKIKVPTSGGSIKKEAPIMGTKKEMPIAMEPIVKEAPKKEMPIKELPKKEVPKEKPYTPKMPTPIIPEIDVNNYYSMNMTNVDVDVDVDMVEKKVLPQKPVKPVKPVLPKQETAVQPEACPPIVPYQPYCYDVSPMMPGNGFPPGVCPPAGVPVEQVAPQAYTPLPGVEYTEKHKWEESSSSFSAYSHGQVPSNFVPQEYYQQPLVQYGQMPVEHQQHKKEESSSHVAGLGYQPYAPTQTAPVLPSHGLPYKEDCGCGAPSFPQQPAYPIDNSFQLEGMGQGYNPGMGMASMPQGFGPEMGPMTGGFNPGMGMTPMPQGFGPEMGPMAGGFNPGMGMAPMPQGFGPEMGPMAGGFNPGMGMAPMPQGFGPEMGPMAGGYNPGMGMAPMPQGFGPEMGPMAGGFNPGMEMSPMPQGFGPEMGPMAGGYNPGMGMAPMPQGFGPEMGGYQMAPTHSAMMQSPYPQGVGGNTPMSNQEAPSYEASIGQPVAPEMTPPVYGPGGNAPVFTPPYNPTMGQPPFMNPYGVNQGTPFGMPRYQEDESSDL
- a CDS encoding transcription repressor NadR — encoded protein: MTESKKMLGEERRAYILSLLKEKNRPYTGSELSKLTNVSRQIIVGDITLLKAKNEPILATSQGYLYLQESKPMLYERIIACNHPPEKTEEELNILVDNGVTVKDVKIEHPVYGDLTASILVSNRKEVKQFMKKIKHTNAAYLSELTSGIHLHTITAPSLNTLMEAEEALRKAHFLIEEEA
- the pheA gene encoding prephenate dehydratase; its protein translation is MKVGYLGPKATFTNMAVNQQFPGVESIPFLTIPNCFDAVMENKVDVALVPVENTLEGSVNITLDYLIHEVSLPIRGEITVPIKQHLMVHPLRKDKWREVEVIYSHSHAIAQCHKFLHTEFNGITCEYMTSTAAAAQFIKENPNVNGAAIGNSLTAAEYGLDIVRHHIHDSNNNHTRFLILSKNSVNYTGITSGLAGHKTSLMVTLPSDRSGALHQVLSAFAWRKLNLVKIESRPTKTGLGNYFFLIDLDRKMDDVLIPGAIAELEAIGCEVKVLGSYPYYVMEK
- a CDS encoding phosphotransferase, producing the protein MIYDFYHRGDDTFYYRLLSLLEKKIPAKILELSRIRNDVYLVKTSQYWIILKGYNSYQKLKIQEAYTRALKQEGFMNTYQFYMFDDEPIIFDKKVYGAIEYIPLHNDSFTYNSKWNRREALQLLEQYYSVTERLVEIYKYILPSFHLIKKLEQRLQEFRNNKQIIERYISKEMVAEIIDWADFSFDYLNTQKEYLHTKVNVILHGDVAHHNFLRDVNNKLYLIDFDLISIGPREGDYLQFANRILPNIGWSMSQLQKMRGYSRFLKDEWFLMALMYPTDILREWNRIIRNNNLNNEFLLEQVCLITTDQYHKRKKFYQKLKQLVGM
- a CDS encoding YhcN/YlaJ family sporulation lipoprotein, whose protein sequence is MTLTIGLTGCSVNEDQTADQNRLNNARPIGYYSNEQHEVNNNNRFTSDNDGPITEIMDHTYGDEDNRNGIDVQNVNNRDGVNVRNVNNRDAIRDKADKNDREDSVSYDTDLAEKVSNVASKIDNVKNARSIVYGENVLVALEVENTKNIDQTKTKVKDKLDDSINGRDISVVTDRGIFTSIEDINRSIKNGQPQQTITNNIEKIFNDLNPTRDNR
- a CDS encoding ACT domain-containing protein, producing the protein MKQNKLDQKFFLVREDVLSEAMRKTLDAKELLERGKAESVNEAVKQVDLSRSAFYKYRDTIFPFHTIVKEKLITLFFYIEDRSGTLSKLLSVVASGGCNVLTIHQTIPLQGRANVTLSLNTAEMEISIDMLLERLRMLEFVEKVDVLSSGG
- a CDS encoding BofC C-terminal domain-containing protein, coding for MKTRFLLFSTVLLVSIIAVISATGQVYGKSASVLSLNENPKKLEVVLKRIYLDGEVSEETVEETVWSMEDFWSKYDNWQLVDMTSKELVFRQEVDDISPLLKANGYFGINEEGILTIYNGKPAEENIIQSFFQIDLKKLESKQHENLQKGIPIKSRDRYVKVLETFKNFTTIETSN
- a CDS encoding Spo0B C-terminal domain-containing protein, with the protein product MNKDWNTIEFLRHVRHDWLNKIQLIKGNLDLNKPDRVKEIINEIITETKQEAKLSNLDIPQFATKLLVANWENYYFRLEYEVLAEEKCQITEDETLTDWITLFFETLNQHIKPFADNHLFISIHSMVDGLRLYVDFNGILINAESMSPFLQQPCSKQLMLENIEINNKELVFEVWMNREKTGK
- a CDS encoding NAD-dependent epimerase/dehydratase family protein is translated as MRVLITGGQESEFGYALMEELSNKQIYYIVADQQRENSAFPTLVHGDVHTFLNAIELADLLMKYQIDCVIHLFNKPITSNSMKDSFDQSEENIAYTIEVLEACVQANVQKIIFPSTIAVYGDMEGIITEEMMLQPVLFEGLSKKIEEKYIQNYQTLYGLSYTILRFPVIYGLYSIHKQKESMMESTINKVLENRPPIVYDDGELKKHFLYISDAVQAVVSSLTKGDNEVFNICPEETYSMKDVVSIIQSSIIEDSFYSVEEGEKSRISTKKAQIELGWKAEVPFSKGIRLEIENIKQNAGKINRTLK
- the obgE gene encoding GTPase ObgE, producing the protein MFVDQVKIYVKGGDGGNGMVAFRREKFVPMGGPAGGDGGKGANVIFEVEEGLRTLMDFRYQRHFKAPRGEHGMSKNQHGRNAKDMIVKVPPGTIVSDANTKEVIADLTEHGQQAVVARGGRGGRGNSRFASPSNPAPELSENGEPGQERDIILELKVLADVGLVGFPSVGKSTLLSVVSAAKPKIADYHFTTIAPNLGMVETEDNRSFVMADLPGLIEGAHSGVGLGHQFLRHIERTRVIVHVIDMAATEGRDPYEDYVTINNELQEYNMRLLERPQIIVANKMDMPDAADNLTTFKEKLQEDYPIFPISAITRSGLRELLFAIADKLENTSEFPLEEVEEEAGIHRVVYKHEVDERQFYITRDPDGSFVLSGEGIEKLFKMTDFSRDESVRRFSRQMRGMGIDEALRQRGAKDGDTVKLMDYEFEFID